ACCGGTCGAACCGCGAAAGTTCGGCTGGAAGACGGCATAACCTCGGGTGGCGAAAAACTGCGTCGTAAAACCGTTGCCACTCCCCGCGCGATGATGCGGCCCGCCGTGAGGCATCACCAGCAGCTTATAAGGAGGCTTCGCGACCGAAGCGGGCGGCGTAGTCAAGACGCCTTCAATTTCCAGACCATCGAAACTCTTCCAGTGAATCACGTCCACGTCCCCGCGCAGCCGCTTGCCGATCTGCGGGTTGCTGGCCGGCAGCAGAGGACTCCGCCTGGGAGCCGGCGGGTACTCGACTTCAATCGCTGCGGGGCCGGCATCCAGATCCACCGCCTGTCGTACTGACTTCAGGCCTTGCAGGGAGTTGAAAGTCACACGCGAATTATCGAGCCAGCACGTTTCGGAGAGCGTAAATTCCGGCGAACCGTGCGGCGGCTTGCCGTCATAGGGCTGATGAAAATCAAACAGCACCCGTGACGTCGCGCCGTTCTCGTTGAGCTCCACCACCGTCAGATTATACACATCCCGGTGTGGCCCCTTATAACGGGGCGAACTCAGACAGACCAGCCGTTTCCCGTCGGGAGAAATCCGCGGCGAAAACTCGGGCCCCGGCCCATCAGTCAACTGCGTGAGCCTGTTGTCTTTGAGCGTGATCTTCCAGAGATCGTAATTGTGATTAATACTGTAACGCACCGATTCCTGCTCGGGCGTCCGATTGGCATGCACGACGACGAACGAACCATCGGGCGACCACTGCGGATCGCCGTACCAGAAATCGCCGGGCGTGATGCGGCTGACGTGTGACGCGGCCACCTCTCCCGGCGTCTCCAGCAAATCCGCTACCCAGACCTGCGTGGGGTCATAGCCTTCATAACCTTCCCCCTGATCTTCCCGCACGATTAGCACATTGTTGCGGCGTTCCTGTTCGGTGCGGGGATCTTTGCCTTCATCGGCGACGAACATCAGTCGTTTCCCGTCTGGTGAAAAACAGACGCGGCCATAAAACCGATCCGTAATCACCCGCCCATAAGGTTTCCCGGGGCCAGCCAGCGGAACAGCCGTGCCCCCTGCAATCGGAATCAGCCAGATGTCCGCGGCCCTGTCCGAATACGGCGGAACCGGCGTGAATGCAGGCGTCCCATCAGGAAACGGTCGAGTCGAGAGAAACAGAATCCACTTTCCATCAGGAGATAGCTGCAAACCAAACGCATCCGGTTCACCCACTTCCAGCGCCCGGGGCTCCTGTCCCTGATCCACCCGCCAGAGAGACCGTTTCAGTGAACGCGTTTTGGGATCCACGCGCTGCCGCACGTAAACCACACTTTTTCCCTCATCAAGCGTGATCGGCTCCAGCGCCACATCAGTCAGATACAGATCCCCCACCTGAGGCGGAATCAGCTCCTCGGCAACAGCAGCCTGAACCATCACCAGCAAGCAGAGAAAAACGATTCCAGATAAACGAGCCATGTTGAATCTCCCGGGAAAACATCAGGAAAGAGAGCACTCTATTTTCATGCTAGCTGGTTCTTTTTCGAATCGCAATTGGTAGCAAGATGTCAAAGATGGCAGGGTGTTAACGAACATCGTGTTTCAGACTCAGCAGATAAGGCCGAACTTCTATTATGCCTTCGCGCTGAGCTCCCAAATACGGAAACGAATTTGGTGTGCAATCCGAGTCGATTTACGAGTCTGTTTCTGGTAACGTTAATTGAACGCTGTTTAACCAGAAGTGAAAAACGATGACGCTCCTCTATTCTGATCCTGTTTTTCTGAAACATGAGACGGGTCACCAGCCTGAAAACCCGGCGCGGATTCTTCCCGCCGTGCATCGGGTGAACCAGATCGCCATGCATGCCGGCTGTCCTCGAAGATCTTGGGACGAGGTCTCTGATTCGCGTCTGGAGCGCGTTCATGCGCGTGAGTACATTGACTTCGTTAAAACGTTTTCTCTCAAAGGGGGCGGCTTCATTGCCGATGATACGGTGGTTGGTCCCCAGTCATATCATGTTGCCCGCATGGCTGTGGGCGCTGTTTGTGATGCGGTGGAGCAGGTGGTTCAAGGAGCACACGAGCGGGCCTTCTGCCTGGTGCGGCCGCCCGGCCATCATGCGACAGCCGATGCGGCGATGGGATTCTGCCTGTTTAATAATGTAGCCGTGGGCGCGCGACTGGCGATTGACGAGCTGGGGCTGGAGCGTGTTATGATTGTCGACTGGGACGTCCATCATGGCGACGGGACGCAGGAGATCTTCTGGGAAGACGGGCAGGTCGGTTTCTTGTCGATTCATCGTGCGTCGTTTTGTCATGAAACGGGAACCGCCGACGAAACGGGGGCGGGTGCTGGGCTGGCAACGAACGTGAATGTGCCGGTCGAATTTGGTACGTCCCGGGAAGACTATCTTGCGATGTTCAAATCTGCCGTGGAACGTTTGGCAGAGAAGATCAGGCCGCAACTGGTTTTCATCAGTGCCGGCTTTGACAGTCATAAAGATGACCCGATTGGTTCACTCGGTCTGGAGAGCGAAGATTTCGGGCGTCTGACCCGGATTGTGCTGGACGTCGCAGCCGTGCATGCCGGCGGTCGTGTGGTCAGCGCGCTGGAAGGAGGGTATAATCCTTTAGCGCTGGCGGAGAGTATCGAATATCATTTGCTCGAAATGACATCGGCCTGAATTAGCTGAAAACACAGGAACCGGAATTCCGATCAGAGGCGCATCAACATGCCAATTCGAAATCTCAATAAGATCTTTCATCCTCGCAAGATCGCTGTCATCGGCGCCAGTCCTCGTCCGCTGAGTGTGGGGCAGACCGTTTTTCAGAATCTCTTTACAGGTGGGTTTGAGGGTGCCGTCTATCCGGTGAATCCCAAGTATGACAGGCTGGATGACCAGGTCTGTTATAACCGTGTGACTGACTTGCCGGAAACTGTTGATCTGGCGGTGATTTGTACCCCCGCGCACACCATTCCCGAGATCATACAACAGTGCGGCGAAGCAGGTATCCGGGGAATTGTGATCTTATCGGCCGGTTTTCGGGAATCCGGCGACGCAGGCAAGGAGTTGGAACAGCAGGTGCTGAAGATCGCCAGAACGTTCCCCGGTATGCGGATTGTCGGGCCGAATTGTCTGGGGGTGATGGCCCCGTATGCCAGGTTGAACGCCAGCTTTGCCTCGGATATGCCGTTGTCAGGGAATGTTGCCTTTATCTCTCAGTCGGGTGCGCTGTGCACTTCCGTGCTGGACTGGTCGCTGCAGGAAAAAATTGGTTTCTCGCACTTTGTTTCGGTGGGGAATATGCTCGATGTGGGCATTGCGGATCTGATCGACTACTTCGCGCTGGATCACCACACAACGGCCATCATTCTGTATATCGAATCGATCACCGAAGCACGGCAGTTCATGTCGGCGGCGCGGGCCTTCACAAAAAAGAAACCAATCATCGCTTACAAGGCGGGTCGTTTTACGGAATCTGCAAAAGCGGCTGCTTCACATACGGGGGCCATGGCGGGAGTCGACGCCGTCTATGAAGCGGCGTTTGCACGGGCCGGCGTGGTGCGTGTCTTTGAACTCGATGATTTATTCGATTGTGCCGAATTACTGGCGCGACAGAAGTGTCCCAAAGGTGATCGTCTGGCGATTGTGACCAACGCCGGTGGCCCGGGCGTAATGGCCACCGATGCACTGCTGGCCCGGCAGGGTGTATTGGCAACGTTCTCTGACGAAACGATTGAGAAATTGAGCGCCGTTCTGCCCAGTGCGTGGTCGCATGGAAATCCGCTTGATCTTCTGGGAGATGCGCCACCCGAGCGGTTTGGCAAGGCGGTTGAAATTGTGCTCGCCGATCCACAAGTAGACGGCCTGCTGGTGATCTTATCACCACAGGCAATGACCGATCCACCGGGCGCCGCGACAGCAGTGATCGAAGCGACTCGTGCGACCCAAAAGCCCGTGCTCACAGCCTGGATGGGAGGCGAAAAAGTACGCGCGGGAATTGAACGTTTTAACAACGCCGGCATCCCCACTTATACCTCACCAGAGCAAGCCGTCCGCGCATTTATGTATCTGGTTTCGTACGCGCGGAATCGGGAGTTCCTGTATGAAACTCCCCATCCCATGCCCGTTGATGATTCCGTTGATCGTGCCGGAATACGAGCGGTGTTTGAGTCTGCGATTACAGAGGGGCAGGACATTCTGTCTGAGAGTACATCAAAAAAAATGCTGGCAGGGTACGGGATTCCTATCACCAAAACAGAGGTCGCGCGCACAGCCGACGAAGCGGTGGCCTTCGCGCAGGAAATGGGGCAACCGGTTGTACTCAAGGTCTTCTCTGAACAGATCACGCACAAGACAGACGTGGGCGGCGTAGAACTGGACCTTGCGAACGAAACTGAAATTCGTGACGCCTTCGCGCGCATTCTGAGCCGGGTCCAGGAAAAACGTCCTGAGGCACAGGTCGAAGGAGTTACCGTACAGCCGATGGTATCAGACTCAGAAGGCCACGAGCTGATTGTCGGAGCCAAACGGGATCCCGTGTTTGGAATGGTCCTGCTGGTCGGGGCAGGGGGGACTGCTGCGGAATTATATCGGGACCGCGCACTGGTGTTGCCGCCACTCAATGAACGGCAGGCACGCGGTGCTCTGGAGTCGTTGCGATCCTGGCCTCTGTTAAAGGGATATCGCGGCCATCCTGCTGTGGACATGGAACAACTGATCGAAGTTTTGATTCGGCTCTCTTACTTTGTTTCTGATTTTCCCGAGATTGTCGAACTGGACGTCAATCCGCTGCTCGCCACGCCCGAGAAGGTGATTGCCCTGGATGCCCGGATTGTGATCGACCAGACAGATTCGAAAAAACCGCTCCGACCATATTCGCATCTGGCAATTCGCCCTTATCCGGAAGAATTTATTAAAAGTGTGACATTGAAAGATGGAACCGCAGTGCTGCTGCGTCCGATTAAACCGGAAGACGAATTGATGTGGCATGATCTGTTGGGAAAATGTTCGTCGGCATCCATTCACGCGCGGTTTCGTTACTCATTTCAGGCGACCACCCATGACATGGCAACGCGGTTCTGCTTTGTCGATTATGACCGCGAGATTGCCATCGTTGCAGAGATCCAGGATCAGGACCAGCGCCAGCTGATTGGCGTGGGAAGACTCGTTGCTGATGTCGATCATCAGGAGGCCGAGTATGCGGTTCTGGTCGAAGATCACTGGCACGGCCGGGGGTTGGGATCGTTCCTGACGGACCACTGTCTGGAGGTCTGTCGCGAATGGGGCATCCAGCGCGTCGTTGCGGAAACAGCGCCAGATAACCGCATCATGCTGGATATGTTCCACAAACGGGAGTTCCAAAAGGATGGTACAGACCAGTCCGATAGTGTGCTGCTGGTAAAGGAGCTGAAGAAATAAAATGCAAAAAAGCTTCCCGCAGTTTCGTGTCTTTCGTGGTAGAAAAAAACGAAAATCATTTGTGTAGATTTTGTTGGAAGAAGGGTTTGGTCTCCTGCGCTTTTTGCTCCCTCACGTTTAGGAATACACGCATCGCTATTTCAGCTCAAACGGCTCTCCCAGCACTTGAATGCTCAGCAGGTGATGCGAGGGCATTTTGGTGCCGCGTTCGACGACGGAGGTTTTGCCGTTTTTCTCGAGATCGGCTTTGGTTAACGTCCAGAGTACTTTCTTGTCGCGGGTGATTTCAAACGCCTGCACGTCGTTGTTCATGCCTTGGCGGTGATGATAGTCGGAGTTGATCACGACCAGATTGCCGTTGTTGCGGACCTGCACGCCGACGGGATACAACAGTTCGAAACCCAGATCGTCGTGCTTGTCCAACTCCCAGGTGATCTTGCCGTTCGGGTCGACTTCGATGATACGGTACGACGTGATGCAGGGGATCAGCGTGCGGCCGTTCGCCAGGCGAATCGCGGTGAAGGGGCGGTCGTTGTCGTTCAGCTTAAACCGCCAGACTTCCTTGCCGTCGGTGTTCAGTTCGAGAATGACTTTGTTATCGCGATACGAAATCAAATACGTGCCTTGCGGCGTTTTGCGTGCCTGCATATAGCGGTTGTGCGGGTTCTTGCCGCCGTCCGGCAGATCAATCGACAGCGTCACCTGCTTGTCACGGTTGACTTCCAATAATTTCTGATTGCCGCAATCCAGAATCAGCACCTTGCCGTCTGCCAGTGGCTGGCAGGAGTTGATTTCCTGCTTTCCTTTTTCGCGGGGAACGTTAAACTCCCAGACGGTTTCTTTCGCCGGATTCACTTCACGTACGCCAAACCGGTGACAAAACAGTACATTCCCGTTGTCCCGTTTCCAGGCATCGTAAACCGTTTCAATGTCCGGCTGCTGGTAGTGCCAGACGATGTCGTTCTTTTCATCCAGCTCCATCACTCCTTCACCATAGCCGATCAGCAGGCGATGCCCGGCTGTTTTGTTCGGCGTCTCCGCTGTGGCCAGTTGCAGCAGGGTACACGCCAGTAAGGTGATCCAGAGGGAAGTATGAAATTTCATGGTGCGCTTTCTATTTTTCGTTGTCTGTGAATCAGGTGGAAGACATGGGTGCCAGCTTGACCGGGTACGTATTTCCCGAAGCGAACTGCGGCACATAAATCGCGCCGTCGGCAGCCACGACCAGATCATGCGGATGGCGGAAGAAGCCCCCCTGCTGGTGCATCGGCTGTAGCTTTCCGTCGACGTATTGGGGCGCGGTGCCGCCGATGTTTGAGACGATTCGGTAATCTCGATCGAGGACCGAGATGTAGCCTTTGCTCTGTCGGTCTTTGGGCCAGTTATCCGCCAGGTGCGGCACGAACATATAGTCGCCAACGATCTGAATCATGCGTGGATTTGAGCCGGGCAGCGAAATTTCCTGGATCAGTTTGCCGTCCAGAGTCAGCCGTTTGATCGTCTGCTGATCGCTCATTGCGATGACCAGTTCGGGTTCGCCGGGGCCGCGTGAATCGATGATTCCTCCATGCGGGCCCCAGTGTGCGATGCCACCTTCCGGGCCGCCGAAGTAGTGCAGCAGCTTGCCCTCCCGGTTGTAACGCATAATGTAATCTTTGCCGTAGCCGTCCAGTACGAAGAAATCGCCGTTGGGCAGGTGCAGTGTCCAGGCGGGACGATATTCTTTCTCGCTGGCGTACTTGCCCGTCGATTGGGGATAGGTCAGCTCCATCAGGATTTCGCCGTCCAGCGTCGTTTTGAAGACACGGTGCAGATTGAGATCGGTAATAAACAACACCTCCCGATGGCCTTCGTTTACAATTTCCAGACCATGCGCGCCGGGAAAACGCGTGCCCCACTTCTTCAGTAGTTGACCCTCTTTGTTATAGACGATGACGTTATTCGTCGTCTCATCCGTCAGCAGAAAGATTCGACCTTTCGAATCGACGACCATCGCACTGCAGTTCTTCACCGGCGTTTTTTCATCGAGCACACCCCAACCGGCAACAGGTCGATACTGAAACTTCCCCTGGCCTAAAACAGGCAGCTTGTTTTCACTGGCGATCAGTTGATCGGCACCAAGAGCGCAGGCTCCTGAAAGCAGACTCTGATAGAGAAAATCGCGTCGATGAAGCCAGTGATCGGACATGGTCTACTCCTGCAAAATCGTGGATCGTCGTTACTTATTTTCCTGCAGCGTGCCAGCGTTTCATTTGCTGAATATTCGCTTCCAGGATCGCGGCGGTTGTGGGATCCCGCTTACGGGACTTGTCCAGGTATGGTTTCATATCGCTATCGTACATCGCCTCCGATTCGGGAAAGCGGCCGCGGTCGTCTGTTTCGAGTTCCCAGTTCGCGAGCAGACCCCGGAATTCAGAGAGCTGCTTCTGGCAGGCGGGGTCATCGGCCAGGTTGTGTATTTCCCAGGGATCGCTGGTTAAGTCATACAGTTCTTCTTCGGGCCGCGTCTCGGCGAGATGCAGTGACTGGGCGGCGTTCAATTTACCGGCGGCGTATAATTCGCGCAATACAGGCATGAACGGTTTACCGTCCTTGTACTTGCAGGGCTGGAGATAGGGGCGCTGTGGCAGGTAATTGCGAATGTATTTGAAATTTCCTTTGCGGATGCTGCGAATATGATCGACGGTCTCATCACAGCGATCGCGGGCCGACACCACATAGGTGCGCGGCTTGGCTTCTGGACCAAACAGGGGACGTCCCTGCATCGTCTTCGGAATCTCAATGCCTGCGAGAGCCAGGCTCGTCGCCGCCAGGTCGATGTGGGCGATTAACTCTTCACGTACTGATTTTGATCCGATGAACCTGGGTCCCCAGACGACGAACGGAATCTTCAGCCCTTCTTCATAGAGAAACTGCTTGCCGCGTGCGTGACTGATGCCGTGATCGGTCAGAAAAAAGACGATCGTATTGTCGAGCACGTTTTCTTTCTTCAGTTTGTCGAGGATGCGGCCTACCTGCTTGTCGGTATAGGCGACCGAGTTCAAGTAGGCGGCCCAGTCTTCGCGAATCACGGGGTGATCCGGGTAATATGGCGGTAGCGTTACTTCTTCTGCAGCGATCAAAGTCTCCAGACCGGTTTTCACTTCATCATACCAGCGATCGACGTTGCGCAGTTTTCCGCCCTGCAGTTGATATTGCGCGAAGAAGGGTTGGCCTTTCGCGCGCTTCGTCCAGTCCACGCCGTCATAGAGATCGGACTTTTGATAGACGAAGTTGTAATCCTCTTTACCGGGCCGCGTCCCTTCCGGGTTGGCGTTGGTTGTATAATAGCCGGCGTTCCGGAAGAGTTCGGGAACGGTCTGTACTTCTTTGGGCAAATGAATCTTCAACGCACCCCGTCCGCTGCGATGATGGTGGGCGCCGATGGTGGTTTGATACATGCCCGTAATCAGAGCCGAGCGAAACGTGGAACAGACCGGCGCCGTCGCGTACGCGTGATTGAATACGGTGCCTTCTCGTGCGAGTTGATCGACGTGGGGCGTTTTGACCAGGGACTCTCCCTGATAGCCAAAGTGGCACGACATATCGTCGACCAGAATCCAGACAATGTTCGGCCGCTGTGACGCGTGCGTGGGATTCTCTGCTGCTGCAATCCGAACGGACAGATTCAGTGTCAGGACCAGCAGGAGTATTGACAGTATGAGCGACTTCAGTTTCACGGTAGTTACTTTCGGATTGTGTGTGCGAAGCACAGCCTAGTCATTGGGATTCACGATATTTTTCCAGTCGGGATAAATGGGCCGCGTATTGGAATCTTTCCCTCCGTTTACGGGCGGAGCAGGGGGAACGGTAGAAAGTGTCTGCTGCAACATCCGCCGGGACTGTTCGCCTTTATTACCCGCTTGACCGGCGGTGAGGTTCTGACTCTCTTTGAGATCTTGAGGCACGTTGAAGAAGCGGCCGTCGCGATAAAGTTTGAATTGCCCGTCACGAACATATTGACTCCCCTGGAAGCGGCCCCAATACGGTTGATAGTGACAGAGCACCCAGTCGCGGGGCTGGCCCGGCTGGCCGTTCAATTGCGGTAAGAAACTGCGACCGTCGATGGGGTCGCTGTTCCCAAGCTGCACACCGGCCATCGCGGCGAATGTGGAATAGAAGTCGGTGAAGTCGATCAGGTCATCCAGTACCTTGCCTTTCGGCGTATGCCCTTTCCAGTAGGCGACGAGCGGCACGTGCGTGCCCATATCGGTGGTGGAACCTTTGCCCCCTTTGATCGTCTGGCCGTTCCACTGGGAGGTGATTTGCACGTTCGTCCCATTATCGGCGGTGAAGAGGAAAAGCGTGTTTTCCAGTTGTCCGATCTCGTCAACCTGTTTCACAAGCTTGCCGACGATTTTGTCGAGGTAGTTGACCATCGCCACGAAGTTCGCTTTGCGGGCCTTTTTGCCTTTGGGTTGTTTGTTCGCGGCTTGTGTGCGCGGTGCGTCGCCAATCGTATCGGGCGTGGGCACAAACGGGTTGTGGACCAGCACCGTGGGATAATAGACAAAGAAAGGTTCATCTTTATTGCGCTGGATGAAGTCACACAGAAAGTCCGATACGATGTCGGGGCCATATTTGCCCTGATTGTCTTTGACCGACAGATACTTGCCGTTCTGTTCCAGAGGCGGACTCCAGAAACGCTCGCCGCCCCCTGACTTGCGATCGTGTACTGTCCGGGTCACCTGCCACAGACAATATTCATCAAAGCCCGCTTTGAAGGGCCGCGTGTTGTCGGCGTGACCTTCTGCCCCGTGATAGAGTCCGTTGAGCTGCCACTTGCCGGCGATGGCGGTTTTATAACCGGCGGCCTGCAGCATCTGCCCGAACGTTTTTTCTTGCGGATTCAGATAACCGAAGTGCGTGTAGTTGCGGAAACTATATTTCCCCGTCATCAGCTTGACCCGGGACGGCGTGCAGAGGGGCGTGGAATAACAGTTCGTAAAGCGAATTCCCTGTTTCGCCAGCGCATCAATGTGCGGCGTTTTGTAATCGTCCGCGCCGTACGAGCCGAAACATTCCCAACTCACATCATCGGCCATGATCAGAATGATATTCGGCTTACGCGATTTCTGCGAAGCCGCCTCGGCTTCCAGCACACCAGCCGAGAACACAATCAACAAGATCAATGCGAGCTGCTTCATTTCGAGCGCAACCTTTAACAGGGTGAACGAACAGGGAATCATGACTCAACAGAAGAGACACACCTACCATGCTACCTTGAGAGACATCACACGAACAGGATTTTTCGTGGAATTCGTGGCTGGTTTTCACCATGTGGGTAAGTTGTGGAAGCTACATTCCCTCATATTCCCAAAACCAGTGTTCGCCCAGTAAACGATAGGGGTCTGGTTTCAGGTTATGTGTCAGCGTCTCACGGATGAACTGATTCAGTTTGGAAATCGTCTGTTCGAGGCTGACCCATTCATCAAGCACGAATAAATGTTGTTTGCTCACAAGCTGACTGATCATCGAAGCGGTACAGACCTGTAACTCGTAGTAGTTACCGGCGTTATTTTCACCAACAAACAGTGTGGCCCATTCACCGAACCTGTAAGGATCGGAGGGAGCCCAGTCGAGCTCATGTTCATACCATCCGAAAGACAACACTTCCAGCATCGTTGAAATCCCCCGACGTTTCCTTGTGTTTAAAACGCGTTCTCAACCAGGAAGACTGTCAGTGACCGGGCACCGTGGGCGCCGATGACCAGGGATTGTTCGATGTCGGCGGTTTTGGAGGGGCCGGACATGAAGGTGCCGAAACTGGGGGTTTCGAACGAGAGGCGTTCGTAGGCGGCGTGCATGTGTTGCACGACTTCGGCAGCGGGAACCAACAGCGCCACGTGTTGTGAGAGGAAATAGAGGGTGCGTGCGGGGCCGCCGTCGTTGGTGATCCAGACGGCGCCGTTTTCGGCGACCGCGAATTCACCGGGCAGAATCGCGAAGTCGATGTCTTCGAAATCATGCGGGTCGGTGACGTTGCTGATCTCGACGTTGGCCGTACCACAGTTTGAGATCTGCGAACAGATTTTTTTCGATTCCTGATAGGCGGGAATTTCGCTTAACTTCTGATTGACCTCGTCTACGTTTTTGACGCGGGCGCAGACTCCGCCGACCGATGCCAGCATGGTAGCAAACTGCTCCGCGGGATCATCGTAGCTGATCCACTGCTGTGTCAACTCGGGCGCAGAGAGATCGGGGCGCTCTGTTTTGGGAACAGACTGGCTGCGGAGCCGATTCAAAATCTCATCTCTACTTGTTGTCATGATTCTTCTTCATCCACTCGCGAAAACTCTGTTTGGGGAAGTCCGGCAGCTCCCGTTGTTTGCCCCAGGCATTGAAGCGATTGTAAAGCAGGAATCGGGGCAGACGTGGCACAATGGCCCGCGCACATTTTCCCGCGAAGCGATACAGCCGCGGAGCCTGCATCATCCAGCCCATCATTTTCATTGAGAGCCGTTTCGAAAACGGCAACAGCCCGCGCACGCGAATCTCTTTTCGCCAGGTGAGCAGTTGATGATGCAAGTCGATCTTGACCGGACAGACGTCGGTGCAGGAACCACACAGGCTGCAGGCGAATGGAAGGCTGGAATGTTCTTTCGCATCTTTGGCGGGTCCTAAGATCGAACCGATGGGGCCGGGCACTGTATTGTTGTAACTGTAGCCGCCGCTCCGTCGATAAACGGGGCAGGTATTCATACAGGCGGCACAGCGGATGCAGTTCAGCGAACGACGAAATTTATCGCTGCCTGCAATTTCGCTGCGACCGTTGTCCAACAGGACGACGTGCATTTCAGCTCCGGGCGCCGGTCCATGAAAGTGAGAGGAATAAGTGGTGATCGGTTGTCCGGTCGCCGAACGTGCCAACAGTCGCAGGAAGACGCTCAGATCGTTGGCGCGGGGAATCAGTTTTTCGATGCCCATACAGGCGATGTGCAGTTTGTTCAACGACGTTCCCAGGTCGGCGTTGCCTTCGTTGGTGCAGACGACGAAACCGCCGGTTTCGGCAATCGCAAAATTGACGCCCGTGATGCCGGCTTCGGCGCCGATGAATTTCTGTCGCAAGTGTTGTCGGGCGGCTTCCGTCAGGTATTGCGGATCGGTGGCCCCTTTTTCGGTGCCCAGTTTTTCGTGAAAGAGTTCGCCGATCTCTTCTTTTTTGATGTGAATCGCGGGCATCACGAGGTGGCTCGGTGGTTTGTTCTGCAGCTGCACGATGCGTTCGCCCAGGTCGGTGTCGATAATTTCAATGCCCTGCCGTTCGAGGTAGGGATTGAGATGACACTCTTCGGTGAGCATCGATTTGCTCTTT
This window of the Gimesia fumaroli genome carries:
- a CDS encoding S9 family peptidase is translated as MARLSGIVFLCLLVMVQAAVAEELIPPQVGDLYLTDVALEPITLDEGKSVVYVRQRVDPKTRSLKRSLWRVDQGQEPRALEVGEPDAFGLQLSPDGKWILFLSTRPFPDGTPAFTPVPPYSDRAADIWLIPIAGGTAVPLAGPGKPYGRVITDRFYGRVCFSPDGKRLMFVADEGKDPRTEQERRNNVLIVREDQGEGYEGYDPTQVWVADLLETPGEVAASHVSRITPGDFWYGDPQWSPDGSFVVVHANRTPEQESVRYSINHNYDLWKITLKDNRLTQLTDGPGPEFSPRISPDGKRLVCLSSPRYKGPHRDVYNLTVVELNENGATSRVLFDFHQPYDGKPPHGSPEFTLSETCWLDNSRVTFNSLQGLKSVRQAVDLDAGPAAIEVEYPPAPRRSPLLPASNPQIGKRLRGDVDVIHWKSFDGLEIEGVLTTPPASVAKPPYKLLVMPHGGPHHRAGSGNGFTTQFFATRGYAVFQPNFRGSTGYGLKFLNADRNDFGGGDMQDILTGVDYLVKQGIADPNRQFVYGVSYGGYMTSWLVGQTHQFRAAVAQNAVTDLNVMWHLSDLQSWTEYDMSGSPWEVPERMRKHSPLTYAHKVQTPTLILHSTNDRRCPVAMGKMFYRALKETGVDTQMVLYPDEGHPIRQLPHREDVLLRTLDWFEKHDVQGDSQSE
- a CDS encoding histone deacetylase family protein, producing MTLLYSDPVFLKHETGHQPENPARILPAVHRVNQIAMHAGCPRRSWDEVSDSRLERVHAREYIDFVKTFSLKGGGFIADDTVVGPQSYHVARMAVGAVCDAVEQVVQGAHERAFCLVRPPGHHATADAAMGFCLFNNVAVGARLAIDELGLERVMIVDWDVHHGDGTQEIFWEDGQVGFLSIHRASFCHETGTADETGAGAGLATNVNVPVEFGTSREDYLAMFKSAVERLAEKIRPQLVFISAGFDSHKDDPIGSLGLESEDFGRLTRIVLDVAAVHAGGRVVSALEGGYNPLALAESIEYHLLEMTSA
- a CDS encoding bifunctional acetate--CoA ligase family protein/GNAT family N-acetyltransferase, whose translation is MPIRNLNKIFHPRKIAVIGASPRPLSVGQTVFQNLFTGGFEGAVYPVNPKYDRLDDQVCYNRVTDLPETVDLAVICTPAHTIPEIIQQCGEAGIRGIVILSAGFRESGDAGKELEQQVLKIARTFPGMRIVGPNCLGVMAPYARLNASFASDMPLSGNVAFISQSGALCTSVLDWSLQEKIGFSHFVSVGNMLDVGIADLIDYFALDHHTTAIILYIESITEARQFMSAARAFTKKKPIIAYKAGRFTESAKAAASHTGAMAGVDAVYEAAFARAGVVRVFELDDLFDCAELLARQKCPKGDRLAIVTNAGGPGVMATDALLARQGVLATFSDETIEKLSAVLPSAWSHGNPLDLLGDAPPERFGKAVEIVLADPQVDGLLVILSPQAMTDPPGAATAVIEATRATQKPVLTAWMGGEKVRAGIERFNNAGIPTYTSPEQAVRAFMYLVSYARNREFLYETPHPMPVDDSVDRAGIRAVFESAITEGQDILSESTSKKMLAGYGIPITKTEVARTADEAVAFAQEMGQPVVLKVFSEQITHKTDVGGVELDLANETEIRDAFARILSRVQEKRPEAQVEGVTVQPMVSDSEGHELIVGAKRDPVFGMVLLVGAGGTAAELYRDRALVLPPLNERQARGALESLRSWPLLKGYRGHPAVDMEQLIEVLIRLSYFVSDFPEIVELDVNPLLATPEKVIALDARIVIDQTDSKKPLRPYSHLAIRPYPEEFIKSVTLKDGTAVLLRPIKPEDELMWHDLLGKCSSASIHARFRYSFQATTHDMATRFCFVDYDREIAIVAEIQDQDQRQLIGVGRLVADVDHQEAEYAVLVEDHWHGRGLGSFLTDHCLEVCREWGIQRVVAETAPDNRIMLDMFHKREFQKDGTDQSDSVLLVKELKK
- a CDS encoding beta-propeller domain-containing protein translates to MKFHTSLWITLLACTLLQLATAETPNKTAGHRLLIGYGEGVMELDEKNDIVWHYQQPDIETVYDAWKRDNGNVLFCHRFGVREVNPAKETVWEFNVPREKGKQEINSCQPLADGKVLILDCGNQKLLEVNRDKQVTLSIDLPDGGKNPHNRYMQARKTPQGTYLISYRDNKVILELNTDGKEVWRFKLNDNDRPFTAIRLANGRTLIPCITSYRIIEVDPNGKITWELDKHDDLGFELLYPVGVQVRNNGNLVVINSDYHHRQGMNNDVQAFEITRDKKVLWTLTKADLEKNGKTSVVERGTKMPSHHLLSIQVLGEPFELK
- a CDS encoding NHL repeat-containing protein, which produces MSDHWLHRRDFLYQSLLSGACALGADQLIASENKLPVLGQGKFQYRPVAGWGVLDEKTPVKNCSAMVVDSKGRIFLLTDETTNNVIVYNKEGQLLKKWGTRFPGAHGLEIVNEGHREVLFITDLNLHRVFKTTLDGEILMELTYPQSTGKYASEKEYRPAWTLHLPNGDFFVLDGYGKDYIMRYNREGKLLHYFGGPEGGIAHWGPHGGIIDSRGPGEPELVIAMSDQQTIKRLTLDGKLIQEISLPGSNPRMIQIVGDYMFVPHLADNWPKDRQSKGYISVLDRDYRIVSNIGGTAPQYVDGKLQPMHQQGGFFRHPHDLVVAADGAIYVPQFASGNTYPVKLAPMSST